The following are encoded in a window of Sphaerisporangium siamense genomic DNA:
- a CDS encoding helix-turn-helix transcriptional regulator — translation MANRLLMVDPARLRDLRAQAGLDARQLAEMVGTTTRMIEYWEAGRHTPEAQNLKRLAHALGCTVAALTGRRPGTETLADLRFAAGLSTERAAAILREDELGKELFVSATKLRDLERGRTLRGWRWRDPWHTGRLVRRLADLYGVPCRVVLDAWLRSRPNDQAPAMPDPGRKPPSAASLSRWGALNDRQRIYLGEIMRDDRMTEAEMWIRRAHHLPVPPASQWRKLPFALRAPADLVGYTRLQERLRARGVHDPGAGPTLHALSRSGLVSVSEDQVDLPGLGSIPRVVVELTRTGRAAARAGLDEPRDPGAPQHLLSEWLWRTILRIVDAGSDGLSENFLAGKAPFYLAVGYKPAPEGHASRGFIEFVPVMSEDGTHVREYRWHLTELGRRHVLEYAHQYRTIYPKLDTVPSGDGTSDMG, via the coding sequence ATGGCGAATCGTCTGCTGATGGTGGATCCCGCTCGGCTTAGGGACCTGCGGGCACAGGCGGGGCTGGATGCCCGTCAGTTGGCGGAGATGGTGGGCACGACGACCCGCATGATCGAGTATTGGGAGGCGGGACGGCACACTCCCGAGGCGCAGAATCTGAAACGGTTGGCTCATGCGCTGGGCTGTACTGTGGCCGCGTTGACGGGACGCAGGCCCGGCACGGAAACGCTGGCTGATCTGCGTTTCGCTGCGGGACTGTCCACCGAGAGGGCCGCTGCGATCCTGCGAGAGGACGAGCTGGGCAAGGAGCTGTTTGTCAGCGCCACCAAACTCCGTGATCTCGAACGGGGGCGCACGCTGCGTGGATGGAGGTGGCGGGATCCCTGGCATACCGGCCGGCTTGTACGCCGACTGGCCGATCTTTACGGCGTGCCCTGTCGGGTGGTGCTCGATGCATGGCTTCGTTCCCGGCCCAACGATCAGGCACCCGCGATGCCGGACCCAGGCCGCAAGCCGCCCAGCGCCGCCTCGTTGAGCCGTTGGGGCGCACTCAATGATCGTCAGCGTATCTATCTGGGCGAGATCATGCGTGATGACCGGATGACAGAAGCGGAGATGTGGATACGGCGGGCCCATCACCTGCCGGTCCCCCCCGCCTCACAGTGGCGCAAGTTGCCGTTCGCGCTTCGTGCTCCGGCCGACCTCGTCGGATACACGCGCCTTCAGGAACGGCTACGGGCCCGCGGCGTGCACGATCCCGGTGCTGGCCCGACCCTGCACGCCCTGTCACGCAGCGGACTGGTGTCGGTGAGTGAGGACCAGGTCGACTTGCCTGGACTGGGTTCTATTCCTCGAGTGGTCGTGGAGCTCACCCGGACCGGACGGGCTGCCGCCCGCGCGGGCCTCGACGAGCCCCGCGATCCCGGCGCGCCGCAGCATTTGTTGTCAGAGTGGCTCTGGCGGACGATCTTGCGCATCGTCGATGCGGGATCGGACGGTTTGAGCGAGAACTTCCTCGCTGGTAAGGCACCCTTCTATCTTGCGGTCGGGTATAAGCCCGCACCAGAAGGCCACGCCAGCCGCGGCTTCATCGAGTTCGTGCCTGTTATGTCGGAGGACGGCACCCATGTACGGGAGTACCGTTGGCACCTCACCGAACTCGGCAGACGACACGTGTTGGAATACGCGCATCAGTACCGGACCATTTATCCAAAATTGGATACCGTACCTAGCGGTGACGGCACGTCCGATATGGGGTGA
- a CDS encoding restriction endonuclease-related protein — MAPALSDEGVEFGETEALSLLNTAFLIAGEALTAPGLRPEERLATLMECHGDALAALGPNARLPFSEFRAKLRGPIRDMLPSWISTEGLEDLTILDSDGYVTEDAFDLRWENAELLNLIRNLRDFSGGRVSADQVRNHLAQKEVFEAISGRGPEQYVHDRTNLITHPAGDTDELSDLGLPLKAVGFYTDISYQSLYRDWWFPCPVCRWPMKVTEYRSGGKNYGKAECFYPRHAETGASYYFHLTEGGPPTLQPFGDVIRPITREVPLHLGVPGEPPQARSANGCKALARGVWRYTTVPGLAELRLHQELESRLARTGAQVGLWPMGDAYDHLVKVTKPDGTVRKFKADLKDYTHAHTLGKTIHRAQGDRGRAQWLVVPDHRAGQVPLLDAICVKYEMRALTATDFAVMVCAEAGAEWA; from the coding sequence ATGGCCCCTGCACTGTCTGACGAGGGCGTCGAATTCGGTGAGACCGAAGCGCTCTCCCTTCTCAACACCGCCTTCCTGATCGCCGGGGAAGCCCTGACCGCTCCTGGCCTCCGTCCCGAGGAGCGGCTGGCGACACTGATGGAGTGCCACGGGGACGCGCTCGCCGCCCTCGGTCCCAACGCTCGACTGCCGTTCAGCGAGTTCCGTGCGAAGCTGCGCGGGCCGATCCGTGACATGCTCCCGTCGTGGATATCCACCGAAGGGCTGGAAGACCTGACCATCCTCGACAGCGACGGATACGTCACCGAGGATGCATTCGATCTGCGGTGGGAGAACGCTGAACTGCTCAACCTGATCAGGAATCTGCGGGATTTCTCCGGAGGGCGCGTCAGCGCCGACCAGGTGCGCAACCACCTCGCTCAAAAGGAAGTCTTCGAAGCGATCTCCGGGCGGGGGCCGGAGCAGTACGTTCACGACCGTACGAACCTCATCACGCATCCCGCGGGCGACACCGACGAACTGTCGGACTTGGGGCTTCCTCTGAAGGCGGTCGGCTTCTACACCGACATTTCGTACCAGTCCCTCTATCGCGACTGGTGGTTCCCTTGCCCCGTGTGCCGCTGGCCGATGAAGGTGACCGAATACCGCTCGGGAGGCAAGAACTACGGTAAGGCCGAATGCTTCTACCCTAGGCATGCCGAGACGGGTGCCTCCTACTACTTCCACCTCACCGAGGGTGGCCCTCCCACGCTACAGCCGTTCGGGGACGTCATCAGGCCGATCACGCGGGAGGTCCCCTTGCACCTGGGCGTCCCCGGTGAACCTCCCCAAGCGCGGTCGGCCAACGGCTGCAAAGCGCTGGCGCGCGGGGTATGGCGCTACACGACTGTCCCTGGGTTGGCAGAACTACGACTGCACCAGGAACTGGAAAGTCGGCTGGCGAGGACAGGAGCACAGGTGGGCCTGTGGCCCATGGGCGACGCTTACGACCACCTCGTGAAAGTGACCAAGCCCGATGGCACGGTTCGGAAGTTCAAAGCCGACCTGAAGGACTACACGCACGCGCACACGTTGGGTAAGACGATCCATCGTGCCCAAGGTGACCGGGGCCGCGCGCAGTGGCTGGTCGTCCCCGACCATAGGGCTGGCCAGGTGCCCTTGCTGGACGCGATCTGCGTCAAGTACGAAATGAGGGCCCTGACAGCCACGGATTTCGCGGTGATGGTGTGCGCCGAGGCAGGGGCGGAGTGGGCATGA
- a CDS encoding flavoprotein, with the protein MSKVLYIIVCAAGPAADVGKLVALAQDDGWIVQLIATPSALDFIDVPALEKQTGRPVRSQYRKPGEPKSPRADAIIVAPATYNTINKFAQGIADTYALGILSEAPNLGIPVAVLPFVNSALADRAPFRRSINDLRAEGVHILLGPGHFEPHPPGAGGNRMDTYPWHLAVAALNAP; encoded by the coding sequence GTGAGCAAAGTTCTCTACATCATCGTGTGCGCCGCAGGCCCCGCCGCAGACGTCGGCAAGCTCGTGGCCCTGGCCCAGGATGACGGCTGGATCGTCCAGCTCATCGCCACCCCGTCCGCCCTGGACTTCATCGACGTCCCGGCCCTGGAAAAGCAGACCGGCCGCCCCGTCCGCAGCCAGTACCGCAAACCAGGAGAGCCCAAGTCCCCGCGGGCCGACGCCATCATCGTGGCCCCCGCCACCTACAACACCATCAACAAATTCGCCCAAGGCATCGCCGACACCTACGCCCTCGGCATCCTCTCCGAAGCCCCCAACCTCGGCATCCCCGTCGCCGTCCTGCCCTTCGTGAACTCCGCCCTCGCAGACAGAGCACCGTTCCGCCGCAGCATCAACGACCTACGCGCCGAAGGCGTACACATCCTCCTCGGCCCCGGCCACTTCGAACCCCACCCACCGGGCGCCGGAGGCAACCGCATGGACACCTACCCCTGGCATCTCGCCGTCGCCGCGCTCAACGCACCGTAG
- a CDS encoding TIGR02391 family protein — MPINHEWVLAEWDRFLKMTERVKTGVTRGNHITQAVYSFAAPDDEVRQQASIVQEALLAVFPDEDFYFGRGSLFAQVTVLRELIHKHIPLVRRAEEIAANLYDDTPGPAIAAESLHPWVWDAARPHWESGNYRAAIHAAATNVNSWLRKKLGRRDVSEGRAVQQAFSLEDPDLDHPRLRLSSKEDPAHFKSVHVGATQIGCGLFSAVRNPVAHLADDDHDVDEQEALESLAAFSLFARWVDRATVEVADGGSPEGM; from the coding sequence ATGCCGATCAACCATGAGTGGGTACTGGCGGAGTGGGATCGTTTCCTCAAGATGACTGAACGCGTTAAAACCGGTGTGACGAGAGGCAACCACATCACGCAGGCGGTCTATAGCTTCGCGGCTCCTGACGATGAGGTGAGGCAGCAAGCATCGATCGTCCAAGAGGCACTCCTGGCCGTCTTTCCAGACGAGGATTTCTACTTCGGGCGCGGATCATTATTTGCCCAAGTGACGGTGCTGCGAGAACTGATACATAAGCACATCCCTCTGGTTCGGAGGGCCGAAGAAATCGCTGCCAATCTCTACGACGATACTCCTGGGCCGGCCATAGCAGCAGAATCTCTCCATCCGTGGGTATGGGATGCCGCTCGTCCTCACTGGGAAAGCGGCAACTACCGAGCGGCTATCCACGCAGCAGCAACCAATGTCAATTCTTGGTTGCGGAAGAAGTTGGGGCGTCGTGACGTATCGGAAGGCCGGGCGGTGCAGCAAGCCTTCAGTCTGGAGGATCCTGACTTGGATCACCCTCGCCTGCGTCTTAGCTCGAAGGAAGATCCGGCACACTTCAAAAGTGTGCATGTGGGAGCCACGCAGATCGGATGTGGCCTCTTCTCGGCGGTACGAAATCCAGTCGCACACTTGGCGGATGATGATCACGATGTCGATGAGCAGGAGGCGTTGGAGTCACTCGCCGCCTTCAGTCTGTTCGCCCGGTGGGTCGATCGAGCAACCGTCGAGGTGGCTGACGGGGGCTCCCCGGAGGGCATGTGA
- a CDS encoding RNaseH domain-containing protein has product MTRDIATVPHANTLALRCTPALVGDSSVYLRVFDDDTRDAWRDLQRRAKRGGPEQIPYSIATTVLRVLTGGYVHLDKYLKFLASKEPLTDRTLLRMFTYLEGFALGMPTDAIPLNEPPQLAVLVSRTPQQHHFLAEYLAPRPGRQPVAPGWVYETVTWDLARQLAERPFTINMLHPLRKEDSTGKPRVYDWVPGDPRQVQYLPDSSGGLIAWHAPFGRIYNSDDINPEHPTARDAQYGLSNISLSMKTLPNITSPVLLLDSHVTRIYSNIVYAKTALVEQPKPGLPLLRVSLTGGGGMRTVNRLALQVLAHLKMDDAPLRQIEQRSASERQIVKVAQEKKEKPGFITPPPGQVRPIMPKNYAFAVGTGAGMHHLRLLADHVDAIFGGRAVHLGMPQVAMSFAARPTDPLRKKEKENREKAGLPTDNLGFPPVDDVHRSIAAAGYERLRLLCLYYRHETRLRMINCLAKAYSLAPGWLDPPEGQEVLLTPHVSVLFRNAEDFLAHGPVNGRRDAAKPFDKYLDGNSSVMVAALCETEYPEKLAKEDGDTAESMALKIEKIDAKFQTRRFLVGHDVTAQYLLGKRRGQFGKPDEVVQPAEKDHPAYMALCDLYRSLGIIDQRIERALVTEDDESVLPRMTFCGVHVRKQAGNTGPFDEPRRIILASALVPSAEPGGVWTMLGWTSIERKWQPYRQANNVFHANSYPEHRRGTGQREEQRWAEAGQDIDQALADLSEYLDGEPYAVVVDGHACRRIWPGLQNQNLNRAPDPDEQRTWLPGAGIAPHKRPAAVIRINIKSDEVPQPVSITQVNKDGTSKEARTSPKLYRLTPDFGIPTWMLFNVPRNYDGSGGGRLGSTKTRWDAPIGKGGDNAADREKNELKAPWYTMTATEIHPFVFSAEIDAEALAIATARLCHQTIAWSDRSRYPAPLHAAKQMDLDHPEYRRSAPPEEQPRLGDEEEFVDE; this is encoded by the coding sequence TTGACCCGCGATATCGCCACAGTCCCCCACGCCAACACCCTGGCCCTTCGCTGCACTCCGGCGCTGGTCGGAGACTCCTCCGTCTACCTCAGGGTGTTCGACGACGACACCCGCGACGCCTGGCGTGATCTGCAGAGGCGCGCCAAGCGCGGCGGACCCGAGCAGATCCCCTACAGCATCGCCACTACGGTGCTGCGGGTCCTCACCGGCGGCTACGTCCACCTGGACAAGTACTTGAAATTCCTAGCCTCCAAGGAACCCCTCACCGACCGCACGCTCCTGCGGATGTTCACCTACCTCGAAGGGTTCGCCCTGGGCATGCCCACCGATGCCATCCCGCTCAACGAGCCTCCCCAATTGGCCGTGCTCGTCTCGCGCACCCCTCAGCAACATCACTTCCTGGCCGAATATCTCGCTCCGCGGCCCGGCCGACAGCCCGTCGCACCTGGCTGGGTGTACGAGACCGTGACCTGGGACTTGGCCCGCCAGTTGGCCGAACGCCCGTTCACGATCAACATGCTCCACCCGCTTCGCAAAGAAGACTCGACGGGGAAGCCACGTGTATACGACTGGGTGCCTGGCGACCCACGGCAGGTGCAATACCTGCCTGACAGCTCAGGGGGACTGATCGCCTGGCACGCCCCGTTCGGTCGTATTTACAACAGCGACGACATCAACCCCGAACACCCGACGGCCCGCGATGCGCAGTACGGGCTGTCGAACATCTCGTTGTCGATGAAGACGCTGCCCAACATCACCAGTCCCGTGCTCCTGCTCGACTCCCACGTCACTCGCATCTACAGCAACATCGTGTACGCCAAGACGGCGCTGGTTGAACAACCCAAACCCGGACTGCCCCTGCTGCGTGTCTCCCTAACCGGCGGTGGCGGCATGCGAACAGTCAACCGCCTCGCACTCCAGGTGCTCGCCCATCTCAAGATGGACGATGCTCCTCTCCGGCAGATCGAACAACGCTCAGCGTCGGAGCGGCAGATCGTCAAGGTCGCCCAGGAAAAGAAGGAAAAACCGGGCTTCATTACCCCGCCGCCCGGTCAAGTGCGCCCCATCATGCCCAAGAACTACGCCTTTGCCGTGGGTACTGGCGCGGGTATGCACCACCTGCGACTCCTGGCCGACCACGTCGACGCGATCTTCGGAGGCCGTGCGGTCCACCTGGGTATGCCTCAGGTGGCCATGAGTTTCGCCGCCCGCCCGACCGACCCACTGCGGAAGAAGGAGAAAGAAAACCGCGAAAAGGCTGGCCTGCCCACAGACAACCTTGGTTTCCCGCCGGTCGATGACGTGCACCGATCCATCGCGGCAGCGGGGTACGAGCGGCTACGCCTTCTGTGTCTCTACTACCGGCACGAGACCCGACTACGCATGATCAACTGTCTTGCTAAAGCGTACTCTCTCGCGCCCGGATGGCTCGACCCTCCCGAAGGGCAGGAAGTCCTTCTCACTCCCCATGTCAGCGTGCTCTTCCGCAACGCGGAAGACTTCCTCGCGCACGGCCCTGTCAACGGCCGACGAGACGCCGCCAAGCCTTTCGACAAGTACCTCGACGGGAACAGTTCGGTCATGGTCGCCGCGCTCTGCGAGACTGAGTATCCCGAGAAGCTCGCAAAGGAAGATGGCGACACGGCCGAATCCATGGCCCTGAAGATTGAGAAAATCGACGCCAAGTTCCAGACCAGACGCTTCCTTGTTGGACACGACGTCACCGCTCAATACCTGCTAGGCAAGCGCCGCGGCCAGTTCGGCAAACCGGACGAGGTCGTTCAGCCTGCCGAGAAAGACCACCCGGCATACATGGCGCTCTGCGATCTCTACCGTTCGCTCGGCATCATTGACCAGCGAATCGAACGCGCTCTCGTCACCGAGGACGATGAGTCTGTGCTGCCGCGCATGACCTTCTGCGGTGTTCACGTCCGTAAGCAGGCCGGAAACACAGGCCCCTTCGACGAACCGAGGCGGATCATCCTCGCCTCGGCGCTGGTTCCTTCTGCCGAACCGGGTGGAGTTTGGACAATGCTGGGATGGACCTCGATCGAACGAAAATGGCAGCCCTATCGGCAGGCCAATAACGTCTTTCACGCCAACAGCTATCCTGAACACCGCAGGGGTACCGGCCAGCGCGAGGAGCAGCGCTGGGCCGAAGCTGGGCAAGACATCGACCAAGCACTAGCAGACCTATCCGAATACCTCGACGGCGAACCCTACGCAGTCGTGGTCGACGGCCATGCATGCCGCCGTATATGGCCCGGCCTCCAGAACCAGAACCTCAATCGTGCCCCCGATCCGGATGAGCAGAGGACCTGGTTACCCGGCGCCGGCATCGCCCCGCACAAACGCCCCGCGGCCGTTATCCGAATCAATATCAAGAGCGACGAGGTGCCACAACCCGTATCCATCACCCAGGTCAACAAAGACGGCACCAGCAAAGAAGCACGCACCTCACCTAAGCTCTACCGGCTGACCCCCGACTTCGGGATCCCCACCTGGATGCTGTTCAACGTTCCCCGAAATTACGACGGCAGTGGTGGCGGCCGCCTCGGATCCACGAAGACCCGTTGGGATGCCCCAATCGGCAAAGGAGGCGATAATGCAGCCGACCGCGAGAAGAACGAGCTCAAGGCCCCCTGGTACACCATGACCGCCACAGAGATCCACCCGTTTGTCTTCTCCGCAGAGATCGACGCCGAAGCCCTGGCGATTGCGACCGCCCGCCTCTGCCACCAGACCATCGCCTGGTCCGATCGCTCTCGTTACCCCGCCCCTCTGCACGCAGCCAAGCAAATGGACCTCGACCATCCCGAATACCGCCGCTCCGCCCCGCCAGAAGAACAACCCCGCCTCGGGGATGAAGAGGAGTTTGTAGACGAATAA
- a CDS encoding helix-turn-helix domain-containing protein encodes MIGDDLGDQRMRAQASEPIGLSNAFWQRQDVFAALRARDIGQIFRLVRQYGGMSQTRIGIAVNLSQGKVSAIMNGSAQVTTLEVFERVADGLAIPDPARIALGLAPQSVIAAISPRDTSQAPSEPPRGTPPTVGLVRSGEDEDTMRRRDFVGLTGTALFSAILQPTSASRPADSIAGIAAALTDYSTPTGQPIDLQALTHAVAQAKGTYQACRYTEVTAMLPELLRAVRIACTTMTGDARHRAYVLSAEAHHVAASILLKQDDKGLAWLAADRSTQAAHASENPLAIGSSTRIITRALMDGKHHDTAVLTASTAAQRMDSDLTQPNHNDLSVYGALLLSGAVAAAQIGNRHASAELLDEAEQAGRRLGHDGNHMWTAFGPNNVLCHRVNTALTLGDAGTAIDHARRIDIDALPINERKATLLLDTARAFLIWSKHDQALHVLRAAGEIAPEEITSRPATLRLVRDLLATAPITVRREAREYAESLGVSA; translated from the coding sequence GTGATCGGCGACGATCTGGGGGACCAGCGCATGCGGGCACAGGCGAGCGAGCCCATCGGCCTATCTAATGCGTTCTGGCAGCGTCAGGACGTATTTGCGGCACTACGCGCCCGCGATATCGGCCAGATATTCCGCTTGGTCCGCCAATACGGCGGGATGAGCCAAACGCGCATCGGCATCGCCGTGAACCTCAGTCAAGGCAAAGTCAGCGCCATCATGAACGGATCCGCGCAGGTCACGACCCTTGAGGTGTTCGAGCGCGTAGCTGACGGCCTAGCCATACCCGACCCCGCCCGCATCGCTCTCGGCCTCGCGCCTCAGTCCGTCATCGCAGCCATCTCGCCCCGGGATACCTCCCAGGCACCCTCCGAACCACCACGCGGCACGCCACCTACTGTGGGACTCGTCCGATCAGGGGAGGACGAGGACACCATGAGACGCCGCGACTTCGTTGGACTGACCGGCACCGCCCTGTTCAGCGCCATCCTGCAACCCACCTCGGCCAGCCGCCCAGCCGACAGCATCGCCGGCATCGCGGCTGCTCTCACCGACTACTCCACCCCAACCGGACAGCCGATCGACCTGCAAGCCCTCACACACGCTGTCGCCCAGGCCAAAGGCACCTACCAGGCATGCCGCTACACCGAGGTCACCGCGATGCTCCCCGAGCTGCTGCGCGCCGTCCGTATCGCTTGCACGACCATGACCGGAGACGCCCGCCACAGGGCATATGTGCTATCGGCCGAAGCCCACCACGTCGCGGCCTCCATCCTGCTCAAACAAGACGACAAGGGCCTTGCCTGGCTGGCCGCCGACCGCAGCACCCAAGCCGCCCATGCCTCCGAGAACCCCCTGGCGATCGGCTCCAGCACCCGCATCATCACCCGCGCCCTCATGGACGGAAAGCACCACGACACCGCTGTGCTGACCGCCAGCACCGCCGCCCAACGCATGGACAGCGACCTCACCCAGCCGAACCACAACGACTTGTCTGTGTACGGGGCCCTGCTGCTCAGCGGAGCCGTCGCCGCCGCCCAGATCGGCAACCGGCACGCCAGCGCCGAACTACTGGACGAAGCCGAGCAGGCGGGCCGCAGACTCGGCCACGACGGAAACCACATGTGGACCGCGTTCGGACCAAACAACGTCCTATGCCACCGGGTGAACACCGCCCTCACCCTCGGCGACGCCGGCACCGCCATCGACCACGCCCGCCGCATCGACATCGACGCCTTGCCGATCAACGAGCGAAAAGCCACCCTCCTCCTGGACACCGCCCGCGCGTTCCTCATCTGGAGTAAACACGACCAAGCGCTCCATGTGCTCCGTGCAGCAGGTGAAATCGCCCCCGAAGAGATCACCAGCCGCCCCGCCACCCTGCGCCTGGTCCGCGACCTACTCGCCACCGCCCCCATCACCGTCCGCCGCGAGGCCCGCGAATACGCCGAATCCCTCGGAGTCTCGGCGTGA
- a CDS encoding Shedu anti-phage system protein SduA domain-containing protein, whose translation MGVRSDFSLDLQLEYVHKQAASDELKRAVTCVLQHMRTGRGGHRRGGKALVQLLTEARGQAASVGEWEVVRLLQDSLDYTEERILQPEFNERYRLFQDGIRNQGLRRFVANTLEIKFKYVAEMGSEFLDQHPGADADDLLAYINSLSHDARYLVAPADRPGRYSLFRGRRETMVWLERVLQERVDIEDPEEAAQRIAASPEAWALLAADSDGQMILRAAQLQQRSARLESLRKVVEDKTATELDLQRALEGQHWIFGGRFVGEAAQRRLVSGDEVDIPLIRGDGSLHIVELKRAMSMKGSLVKRHRGAWVPTAEVHDAVGQAVNYLVGLDENRQQIFEDFGIETRRASAIVLIGHPAVQPSVPEGEINEALRTFNTHVNRVEVITYKELIDNARRSLGDL comes from the coding sequence ATGGGCGTTAGATCAGACTTCTCATTAGACCTGCAGCTTGAGTACGTTCACAAGCAGGCGGCGAGCGACGAGCTGAAGCGAGCGGTCACCTGCGTGCTCCAGCACATGCGAACTGGACGCGGCGGCCACCGCAGGGGCGGGAAGGCGCTCGTGCAACTCTTGACAGAGGCGCGCGGGCAAGCAGCCTCGGTCGGCGAGTGGGAGGTTGTGCGGCTGCTGCAGGACTCCCTGGATTACACCGAGGAACGGATCTTGCAACCGGAGTTCAACGAGAGATACCGACTTTTTCAGGACGGCATACGCAATCAAGGGCTGCGGCGGTTTGTGGCAAACACGCTTGAGATCAAATTCAAGTACGTCGCCGAGATGGGGAGCGAGTTCCTGGACCAGCACCCCGGTGCAGATGCGGATGATCTGCTGGCCTATATCAACTCGCTCAGCCATGACGCTCGGTATCTCGTAGCACCAGCGGATCGGCCAGGGCGATACTCGCTCTTCCGCGGCCGGAGGGAGACGATGGTGTGGCTGGAGCGTGTGCTCCAAGAGCGGGTCGATATCGAAGACCCGGAGGAAGCCGCTCAGCGGATTGCTGCGTCACCAGAGGCATGGGCTCTCCTAGCCGCTGATTCAGATGGTCAGATGATCCTCCGGGCAGCCCAGCTTCAGCAGCGCTCGGCCCGCCTGGAAAGCCTGCGCAAAGTGGTGGAGGACAAAACCGCCACGGAGCTGGACCTACAACGGGCGCTGGAAGGGCAGCACTGGATCTTCGGTGGGCGCTTCGTCGGGGAAGCTGCGCAGCGCAGGTTGGTGTCGGGTGACGAGGTAGACATTCCTCTGATCCGCGGCGATGGAAGTCTTCACATCGTCGAGTTGAAGCGGGCCATGAGCATGAAGGGTTCTCTGGTGAAGCGACATCGCGGAGCCTGGGTGCCTACTGCTGAGGTGCACGATGCCGTCGGCCAAGCAGTCAACTACCTTGTCGGCCTAGATGAGAACCGTCAGCAGATCTTCGAAGACTTCGGCATCGAGACTCGCCGAGCAAGCGCCATCGTTCTGATCGGCCATCCAGCCGTCCAGCCGAGCGTGCCAGAAGGGGAGATCAACGAAGCGCTTCGGACGTTCAACACGCACGTGAACCGTGTCGAGGTCATCACGTACAAGGAACTCATCGACAACGCCAGACGCTCACTCGGGGACCTCTGA
- a CDS encoding plasmid replication, integration and excision activator: MALQGPIPVGFTQVFPLGCYIVGEVEPVKDFEASTGGKFVQARDKISGELVWQVAVMDADPVVKAAQKTVSIKILAPVQPVPPASTSGLPFTPVEFDGMTVTPYVHQATGRLAYSIRAREMRAPRPAGKPSAPGPVASSKDAA; the protein is encoded by the coding sequence ATGGCACTACAGGGACCGATCCCGGTCGGGTTCACGCAGGTGTTCCCGCTGGGCTGCTACATCGTCGGCGAAGTCGAACCGGTCAAGGACTTCGAAGCCTCCACGGGAGGTAAGTTCGTCCAGGCGCGGGACAAGATCAGCGGTGAGCTGGTCTGGCAGGTGGCGGTGATGGACGCCGACCCGGTGGTCAAGGCCGCGCAGAAGACGGTGTCGATCAAGATCCTCGCCCCCGTCCAGCCGGTTCCCCCGGCCTCGACCAGCGGGCTGCCGTTCACCCCGGTGGAGTTCGACGGCATGACCGTCACCCCATATGTCCACCAGGCCACCGGCCGCCTCGCGTACTCGATCCGGGCCCGGGAGATGCGCGCACCTCGCCCCGCCGGCAAGCCCTCGGCCCCGGGCCCTGTCGCCAGTAGCAAGGACGCGGCGTGA
- a CDS encoding GntR family transcriptional regulator, with product MSFEYTPPKYAQLIAEMERRIESGEYPPGSPLPSEHQLMAEFGMARPTVVKALGVLRDNGWIITQQGKGRFVRGRPALAAGGHPRTGRELLDRKEIPATTRLVLVGLVKAPRRIASYLGIDGAASVVLRKTVVLQGDQPSEIVSAWLPAQVAEGSALAASEELPQGVRRLVESAAGVGLDHIIEHLTARNPTKEERDLLGVTASAALLDLYAVACDATGKPWVVLQTVLPGDRHELEDAYPIR from the coding sequence ATGTCGTTCGAGTACACGCCCCCCAAGTACGCGCAACTGATCGCCGAGATGGAACGGCGGATCGAGTCCGGCGAGTACCCGCCCGGCTCACCGCTGCCGAGCGAGCATCAGTTGATGGCCGAGTTCGGCATGGCCCGGCCCACCGTGGTCAAGGCGCTTGGGGTCTTGCGGGATAACGGGTGGATCATCACCCAGCAGGGCAAGGGGCGCTTTGTACGGGGCCGGCCCGCGCTGGCCGCCGGGGGGCATCCGCGGACGGGGCGGGAACTGCTGGATCGCAAAGAGATCCCGGCCACTACCCGGCTGGTGTTGGTGGGGCTGGTCAAGGCGCCCCGGCGGATCGCCTCCTATCTCGGCATCGACGGCGCCGCCTCGGTGGTGCTGCGCAAGACGGTGGTGCTTCAGGGGGACCAGCCTTCGGAGATCGTGTCCGCGTGGCTGCCCGCACAGGTGGCCGAGGGCAGCGCGCTTGCGGCGTCCGAGGAGTTGCCGCAAGGGGTGCGCCGACTGGTGGAGTCGGCGGCCGGGGTGGGGCTGGATCACATCATCGAGCACCTCACCGCGCGCAACCCCACCAAGGAGGAACGCGACCTGCTCGGTGTCACCGCCTCCGCTGCGCTGCTGGATCTGTACGCGGTGGCCTGTGACGCCACGGGCAAGCCCTGGGTCGTCCTTCAGACGGTGCTGCCAGGCGATCGTCACGAGCTGGAAGACGCCTATCCGATCCGCTAG